The following coding sequences lie in one Globicephala melas chromosome 15, mGloMel1.2, whole genome shotgun sequence genomic window:
- the LPIN3 gene encoding phosphatidate phosphatase LPIN3 isoform X1, with the protein MLPTNVRALFCGLGTHRDKIGSCSCSYGLWEREEHRNQGINKNTEMVSRDPQSGEQGAPRGLGGESSRKCSALGQQGACVSRTSWESRGLKHGSKIRRWGAPSHHTPLQVDIEINGEPVDLHMKLGDSGEAFFIQELESDVEDMPPHLCTSPIPWGGLSGFPSDSHLGTAREPEASIAGTASTGWKKKRHRRKPRQKEDTVAADSSSEELEAGTGSERSLLEKPRPEPPGSVQPEGEASPQPKDIYPYSDGERPPQASLSTGGLTSPKSDSELELRTPEPIPLRAESHMQWAWGRLPKVGKAEWPASSVVPDGSSKTASPPQGAPSTPSASVVGVDPSGIPILQTGPGTHLLHADTEVPALVGPPLQPPEREETKTQSSGDVGLPPPSESWSWAALEAPACPGQPEGISRRKGSLKRSQHLGPSEIYLDDLPSLDSENAALYFPQSDCGLGARKWSEAGSQKSLGDCNPEREPEPTRDTADTVVLSLSGGLADSGDISVEKFNQHIVSYQDLAQNPGLLDDPNLVVKINEKHYNWAVAASMILSLQAFQKNLPKSTVDKLEKEKMPRKGGRWWFSWRCRDFPAKECRARREKTTARQQQLGEKTEAPSSEDDVPDSPILLEAPSPPLSPPAHTPTYKKSLRLSSNQIRRLNLQEGANEVVFSVTTQYQGTCRCRATIYLWKWDDRVIISDIDGTITKSDVLGHILPQLGKDWTHQGITSLYHKIHLNGYKFLYCSARAIGMADLTKGYLQWVSERGCGLPEGPILLSPSSLFSALHREVIEKKPEVFKIACLSDIQQLFLPQKQPFYAAFGNRPNDVTAYRQVGLPTSRIFTVNPRGELSQEFMKNHKSTYERLGEVAELFFPPVARGPSTDLASPDYSNFCYWREPLAPVDLDTLA; encoded by the exons ATGTTACCCACAAATGTTCGGGCACTCTTCTGCGGGTTGGGGACACACAGGGACAAGATTGGATCGTGTTCTTGTTCTTATGGGCTGTGGGAGAGAGAGGAACACAGAAACCAAGGCATAAACAAGAATACTGAGATGGTGAGCAGAGACCCTCAGAGTGGGGAGCAGGGGGCTCCCCGAGGTCTGGGGGGAGAGAGTTCCAGAAAGTGCAGTGCTCTGGGGCAGCAGGGAGCCTGTGTCTCCAGGACCAGCTGGGAGTCCAGAGGACTGAAGCATGGGAGTAAGATCCGACGGTGGGGAGCCCCATCCCACCACACCCCATTACAGGTAGACATCGAGATCAATGGGGAGCCAGTGGACTTGCACATGAAGCTGGGGGACAGCGGGGAGGCCTTCTTCATCCAGGAGCTGGAGAGCGATGTG GAAGACATGCCTCCCCACCTGTGCACATCACCCATCCCTTGGGGGGGCCTGTCTGGGTTCCCTTCGGACTCCCACCTGGGCACAGCCAGAGAGCCTGAGGCCAGCATCGCGGGCACAGCCTCCACGGGGTGGAAGAAGAAGCGTCACAGGAGGAAACCCAGGCAGAAGGAGGACACGGTGGCAGCCGATTCTAGTTCGGAGGAGCTGGAGGCAGGCACTGGGAGTGAGCGATCCCTGCTGGAAAAGCCGAGGCCGGAGCCCCCGGG CAGTGTCCAGCCAGAAGGAGAGGCCTCACCGCAGCCGAAAGACATCTACCCCTACTCCGATGGGGAGCGGCCCCCCCAGGCCAG CCTCTCAACGGGTGGGCTAACATCCCCCAAGAGTGACTCGGAGCTGGAGCTGCGGACCCCCGAACCCATCCCCCTGAGAGCTGAGTCCCACATGCAGTGGGCCTGGGGGAGGCTGCCTAAG GTGGGCAAAGCTGAGTGGCCCGCGTCCTCAGTGGTCCCTGATGGCAGCTCCAAGACAGCCTCTCCACCTCAGGGGGCGCCCAGCACCCCCTCTGCCTCTGTGGTTGGCGTGGACCCTTCGGGAATTCCAATCCTGcaaacagggcctggcacccacCTTCTTCACGCTGACACGGAGGTGCCTGCTCTGGTGGGTCCCCCTCTCCAGCCCCCTGAGagagaggaaaccaagactcagagttCCGGGGATGtgggcctccctcctccctctgagtCGTGGAGCTGGGCTGCTTTGGAGGCCCCCGCTTGCCCAGGGCAGCCGGAGGGGATCTCCAGGAGGAAAG GCTCCCTGAAGAGAAGCCAGCACCTGGGCCCCAGTGAAATCTACCTGGATGACTTGCCCTCCCTGGATTCTGAGAACGCAGCCCTTTACTTCCCCCAGAG CGACTGtgggctgggggccaggaagTGGAGTGAAGCCGGAAGCCAAAAGTCTCTGGGGGACTGCAACCCTGAGCGGGAGCCAGAGCCCACTCGGGACACAGCGGACACAGTAGTGCTGTCCCTCTCGGGGGGGCTGGCTGACAGCGGAGACATCTCTGTGG AGAAGTTCAACCAGCACATCGTCTCCTACCAGGACCTCGCCCAAAACCCCGGCCTCCTGGACGACCCGAACCTGGTGGTGAAGATCAACGAGAA GCATTATAACTGGGCTGTAGCTGCCTCCATGATCCTCTCCCTGCAAGCTTTCCAgaagaacttgcccaag AGCACCGTGGACAAGCTGGAGAAGGAAAAGATGCCCCGGAAGGGAGGGCGGTGGTGGTTTTCCTGGCGATGCAGGGACTTTCCGGCCAAGGAG TGCAGAGCCCGGAGGGAGAAAACCACAGCGCGGCAGCAGCAGCTGGG GGAGAAGACGGAAGCCCCGAGCAGTGAGGACGATGTCCCTGACAGCCCCATCCTTCTGgaggccccctccccacccctctcgcCTCCAGCCCACACTCCTACCTACAAGAAGTCCCTCCGCCTCTCCTCCAATCAGATT CGGCGCCTGAACCTGCAAGAAGGTGCCAACGAGGTGGTCTTCAGCGTGACCACCCAGTACCAGGGCACCTGCCGCTGTAGGGCCACCATCTACCTGTGGAAATGGGACGACAGGGTGATCATCTCAGACATTGATGGTACCATCACCAA GTCGGATGTCCTGGGCCACATTCTGCCCCAGCTGGGGAAAGACTGGACACATCAGGGCATCACTAGTCTCTACCACAAAATCCACCT AAATGGGTACAAGTTCCTGTACTGCTCGGCACGGGCCATCGGCATGGCTGACCTCACCAAGGGGTACCTGCAGTGGGTGAGCGAGCGGGGCTGTGGCCTCCCTGAGGGCCCCATCCTgctgtctcccagcagcctcttcTCTGCCCTGCACAG GGAGGTGATTGAGAAGAAGCCGGAGGTGTTCAAGATTGCCTGCCTGAGTGACATCCAGCAGCTCTTTCTGCCCCAGAAACAGCCCTTCTATGCCGCCTTTGGGAACAGGCCCAAT GATGTCACTGCCTACCGGCAGGTCGGCCTGCCTACATCCCGCATCTTCACAGTCAACCCCCGAGGAGAGCTCAGCCAGGAGTTCATGAAGAATCACAAGTCCAC GTACGAACGGCTCGGTGAGGTGGCTGAACTCTTCTTCCCACCTGTGGCCCGTGGCCCCAGCACAGACTTGGCCAGCCCCGATTACAGCAACTTCTGCTACTGGCGGGAGCCACTGGCCCCTGTGGACCTCGACACCTTGGCCTGA
- the LPIN3 gene encoding phosphatidate phosphatase LPIN3 isoform X2, with protein sequence MNYVGQLAETVFGKGLYRGLNPATLSGGIDVLVVRQADGSFRCSPFHVRFGKLGVLCSREKVVDIEINGEPVDLHMKLGDSGEAFFIQELESDVEDMPPHLCTSPIPWGGLSGFPSDSHLGTAREPEASIAGTASTGWKKKRHRRKPRQKEDTVAADSSSEELEAGTGSERSLLEKPRPEPPGSVQPEGEASPQPKDIYPYSDGERPPQASLSTGGLTSPKSDSELELRTPEPIPLRAESHMQWAWGRLPKVGKAEWPASSVVPDGSSKTASPPQGAPSTPSASVVGVDPSGIPILQTGPGTHLLHADTEVPALVGPPLQPPEREETKTQSSGDVGLPPPSESWSWAALEAPACPGQPEGISRRKGSLKRSQHLGPSEIYLDDLPSLDSENAALYFPQSDCGLGARKWSEAGSQKSLGDCNPEREPEPTRDTADTVVLSLSGGLADSGDISVEKFNQHIVSYQDLAQNPGLLDDPNLVVKINEKHYNWAVAASMILSLQAFQKNLPKSTVDKLEKEKMPRKGGRWWFSWRCRDFPAKECRARREKTTARQQQLGEKTEAPSSEDDVPDSPILLEAPSPPLSPPAHTPTYKKSLRLSSNQIRRLNLQEGANEVVFSVTTQYQGTCRCRATIYLWKWDDRVIISDIDGTITKSDVLGHILPQLGKDWTHQGITSLYHKIHLNGYKFLYCSARAIGMADLTKGYLQWVSERGCGLPEGPILLSPSSLFSALHREVIEKKPEVFKIACLSDIQQLFLPQKQPFYAAFGNRPNDVTAYRQVGLPTSRIFTVNPRGELSQEFMKNHKSTYERLGEVAELFFPPVARGPSTDLASPDYSNFCYWREPLAPVDLDTLA encoded by the exons ATGAACTACGTGGGGCAGCTGGCAGAGACTGTGTTTGGGAAGGGGCTGTACCGGGGCCTGAACCCGGCCACGCTGAGCGGGGGCATCGATGTGCTGGTGGTGAGGCAGGCGGACGGCTCCTTCCGGTGCTCGCCCTTCCACGTGCGCTTCGGCAAGCTGGGCGTCCTGTGCTCGCGGGAGAAGGTG GTAGACATCGAGATCAATGGGGAGCCAGTGGACTTGCACATGAAGCTGGGGGACAGCGGGGAGGCCTTCTTCATCCAGGAGCTGGAGAGCGATGTG GAAGACATGCCTCCCCACCTGTGCACATCACCCATCCCTTGGGGGGGCCTGTCTGGGTTCCCTTCGGACTCCCACCTGGGCACAGCCAGAGAGCCTGAGGCCAGCATCGCGGGCACAGCCTCCACGGGGTGGAAGAAGAAGCGTCACAGGAGGAAACCCAGGCAGAAGGAGGACACGGTGGCAGCCGATTCTAGTTCGGAGGAGCTGGAGGCAGGCACTGGGAGTGAGCGATCCCTGCTGGAAAAGCCGAGGCCGGAGCCCCCGGG CAGTGTCCAGCCAGAAGGAGAGGCCTCACCGCAGCCGAAAGACATCTACCCCTACTCCGATGGGGAGCGGCCCCCCCAGGCCAG CCTCTCAACGGGTGGGCTAACATCCCCCAAGAGTGACTCGGAGCTGGAGCTGCGGACCCCCGAACCCATCCCCCTGAGAGCTGAGTCCCACATGCAGTGGGCCTGGGGGAGGCTGCCTAAG GTGGGCAAAGCTGAGTGGCCCGCGTCCTCAGTGGTCCCTGATGGCAGCTCCAAGACAGCCTCTCCACCTCAGGGGGCGCCCAGCACCCCCTCTGCCTCTGTGGTTGGCGTGGACCCTTCGGGAATTCCAATCCTGcaaacagggcctggcacccacCTTCTTCACGCTGACACGGAGGTGCCTGCTCTGGTGGGTCCCCCTCTCCAGCCCCCTGAGagagaggaaaccaagactcagagttCCGGGGATGtgggcctccctcctccctctgagtCGTGGAGCTGGGCTGCTTTGGAGGCCCCCGCTTGCCCAGGGCAGCCGGAGGGGATCTCCAGGAGGAAAG GCTCCCTGAAGAGAAGCCAGCACCTGGGCCCCAGTGAAATCTACCTGGATGACTTGCCCTCCCTGGATTCTGAGAACGCAGCCCTTTACTTCCCCCAGAG CGACTGtgggctgggggccaggaagTGGAGTGAAGCCGGAAGCCAAAAGTCTCTGGGGGACTGCAACCCTGAGCGGGAGCCAGAGCCCACTCGGGACACAGCGGACACAGTAGTGCTGTCCCTCTCGGGGGGGCTGGCTGACAGCGGAGACATCTCTGTGG AGAAGTTCAACCAGCACATCGTCTCCTACCAGGACCTCGCCCAAAACCCCGGCCTCCTGGACGACCCGAACCTGGTGGTGAAGATCAACGAGAA GCATTATAACTGGGCTGTAGCTGCCTCCATGATCCTCTCCCTGCAAGCTTTCCAgaagaacttgcccaag AGCACCGTGGACAAGCTGGAGAAGGAAAAGATGCCCCGGAAGGGAGGGCGGTGGTGGTTTTCCTGGCGATGCAGGGACTTTCCGGCCAAGGAG TGCAGAGCCCGGAGGGAGAAAACCACAGCGCGGCAGCAGCAGCTGGG GGAGAAGACGGAAGCCCCGAGCAGTGAGGACGATGTCCCTGACAGCCCCATCCTTCTGgaggccccctccccacccctctcgcCTCCAGCCCACACTCCTACCTACAAGAAGTCCCTCCGCCTCTCCTCCAATCAGATT CGGCGCCTGAACCTGCAAGAAGGTGCCAACGAGGTGGTCTTCAGCGTGACCACCCAGTACCAGGGCACCTGCCGCTGTAGGGCCACCATCTACCTGTGGAAATGGGACGACAGGGTGATCATCTCAGACATTGATGGTACCATCACCAA GTCGGATGTCCTGGGCCACATTCTGCCCCAGCTGGGGAAAGACTGGACACATCAGGGCATCACTAGTCTCTACCACAAAATCCACCT AAATGGGTACAAGTTCCTGTACTGCTCGGCACGGGCCATCGGCATGGCTGACCTCACCAAGGGGTACCTGCAGTGGGTGAGCGAGCGGGGCTGTGGCCTCCCTGAGGGCCCCATCCTgctgtctcccagcagcctcttcTCTGCCCTGCACAG GGAGGTGATTGAGAAGAAGCCGGAGGTGTTCAAGATTGCCTGCCTGAGTGACATCCAGCAGCTCTTTCTGCCCCAGAAACAGCCCTTCTATGCCGCCTTTGGGAACAGGCCCAAT GATGTCACTGCCTACCGGCAGGTCGGCCTGCCTACATCCCGCATCTTCACAGTCAACCCCCGAGGAGAGCTCAGCCAGGAGTTCATGAAGAATCACAAGTCCAC GTACGAACGGCTCGGTGAGGTGGCTGAACTCTTCTTCCCACCTGTGGCCCGTGGCCCCAGCACAGACTTGGCCAGCCCCGATTACAGCAACTTCTGCTACTGGCGGGAGCCACTGGCCCCTGTGGACCTCGACACCTTGGCCTGA
- the LPIN3 gene encoding phosphatidate phosphatase LPIN3 isoform X3 → MLPTNVRALFCGLGTHRDKIGSCSCSYGLWEREEHRNQGINKNTEMVSRDPQSGEQGAPRGLGGESSRKCSALGQQGACVSRTSWESRGLKHGSKIRRWGAPSHHTPLQVDIEINGEPVDLHMKLGDSGEAFFIQELESDVEDMPPHLCTSPIPWGGLSGFPSDSHLGTAREPEASIAGTASTGWKKKRHRRKPRQKEDTVAADSSSEELEAGTGSERSLLEKPRPEPPGSVQPEGEASPQPKDIYPYSDGERPPQASLSTGGLTSPKSDSELELRTPEPIPLRAESHMQWAWGRLPKPPEREETKTQSSGDVGLPPPSESWSWAALEAPACPGQPEGISRRKGSLKRSQHLGPSEIYLDDLPSLDSENAALYFPQSDCGLGARKWSEAGSQKSLGDCNPEREPEPTRDTADTVVLSLSGGLADSGDISVEKFNQHIVSYQDLAQNPGLLDDPNLVVKINEKHYNWAVAASMILSLQAFQKNLPKSTVDKLEKEKMPRKGGRWWFSWRCRDFPAKECRARREKTTARQQQLGEKTEAPSSEDDVPDSPILLEAPSPPLSPPAHTPTYKKSLRLSSNQIRRLNLQEGANEVVFSVTTQYQGTCRCRATIYLWKWDDRVIISDIDGTITKSDVLGHILPQLGKDWTHQGITSLYHKIHLNGYKFLYCSARAIGMADLTKGYLQWVSERGCGLPEGPILLSPSSLFSALHREVIEKKPEVFKIACLSDIQQLFLPQKQPFYAAFGNRPNDVTAYRQVGLPTSRIFTVNPRGELSQEFMKNHKSTYERLGEVAELFFPPVARGPSTDLASPDYSNFCYWREPLAPVDLDTLA, encoded by the exons ATGTTACCCACAAATGTTCGGGCACTCTTCTGCGGGTTGGGGACACACAGGGACAAGATTGGATCGTGTTCTTGTTCTTATGGGCTGTGGGAGAGAGAGGAACACAGAAACCAAGGCATAAACAAGAATACTGAGATGGTGAGCAGAGACCCTCAGAGTGGGGAGCAGGGGGCTCCCCGAGGTCTGGGGGGAGAGAGTTCCAGAAAGTGCAGTGCTCTGGGGCAGCAGGGAGCCTGTGTCTCCAGGACCAGCTGGGAGTCCAGAGGACTGAAGCATGGGAGTAAGATCCGACGGTGGGGAGCCCCATCCCACCACACCCCATTACAGGTAGACATCGAGATCAATGGGGAGCCAGTGGACTTGCACATGAAGCTGGGGGACAGCGGGGAGGCCTTCTTCATCCAGGAGCTGGAGAGCGATGTG GAAGACATGCCTCCCCACCTGTGCACATCACCCATCCCTTGGGGGGGCCTGTCTGGGTTCCCTTCGGACTCCCACCTGGGCACAGCCAGAGAGCCTGAGGCCAGCATCGCGGGCACAGCCTCCACGGGGTGGAAGAAGAAGCGTCACAGGAGGAAACCCAGGCAGAAGGAGGACACGGTGGCAGCCGATTCTAGTTCGGAGGAGCTGGAGGCAGGCACTGGGAGTGAGCGATCCCTGCTGGAAAAGCCGAGGCCGGAGCCCCCGGG CAGTGTCCAGCCAGAAGGAGAGGCCTCACCGCAGCCGAAAGACATCTACCCCTACTCCGATGGGGAGCGGCCCCCCCAGGCCAG CCTCTCAACGGGTGGGCTAACATCCCCCAAGAGTGACTCGGAGCTGGAGCTGCGGACCCCCGAACCCATCCCCCTGAGAGCTGAGTCCCACATGCAGTGGGCCTGGGGGAGGCTGCCTAAG CCCCCTGAGagagaggaaaccaagactcagagttCCGGGGATGtgggcctccctcctccctctgagtCGTGGAGCTGGGCTGCTTTGGAGGCCCCCGCTTGCCCAGGGCAGCCGGAGGGGATCTCCAGGAGGAAAG GCTCCCTGAAGAGAAGCCAGCACCTGGGCCCCAGTGAAATCTACCTGGATGACTTGCCCTCCCTGGATTCTGAGAACGCAGCCCTTTACTTCCCCCAGAG CGACTGtgggctgggggccaggaagTGGAGTGAAGCCGGAAGCCAAAAGTCTCTGGGGGACTGCAACCCTGAGCGGGAGCCAGAGCCCACTCGGGACACAGCGGACACAGTAGTGCTGTCCCTCTCGGGGGGGCTGGCTGACAGCGGAGACATCTCTGTGG AGAAGTTCAACCAGCACATCGTCTCCTACCAGGACCTCGCCCAAAACCCCGGCCTCCTGGACGACCCGAACCTGGTGGTGAAGATCAACGAGAA GCATTATAACTGGGCTGTAGCTGCCTCCATGATCCTCTCCCTGCAAGCTTTCCAgaagaacttgcccaag AGCACCGTGGACAAGCTGGAGAAGGAAAAGATGCCCCGGAAGGGAGGGCGGTGGTGGTTTTCCTGGCGATGCAGGGACTTTCCGGCCAAGGAG TGCAGAGCCCGGAGGGAGAAAACCACAGCGCGGCAGCAGCAGCTGGG GGAGAAGACGGAAGCCCCGAGCAGTGAGGACGATGTCCCTGACAGCCCCATCCTTCTGgaggccccctccccacccctctcgcCTCCAGCCCACACTCCTACCTACAAGAAGTCCCTCCGCCTCTCCTCCAATCAGATT CGGCGCCTGAACCTGCAAGAAGGTGCCAACGAGGTGGTCTTCAGCGTGACCACCCAGTACCAGGGCACCTGCCGCTGTAGGGCCACCATCTACCTGTGGAAATGGGACGACAGGGTGATCATCTCAGACATTGATGGTACCATCACCAA GTCGGATGTCCTGGGCCACATTCTGCCCCAGCTGGGGAAAGACTGGACACATCAGGGCATCACTAGTCTCTACCACAAAATCCACCT AAATGGGTACAAGTTCCTGTACTGCTCGGCACGGGCCATCGGCATGGCTGACCTCACCAAGGGGTACCTGCAGTGGGTGAGCGAGCGGGGCTGTGGCCTCCCTGAGGGCCCCATCCTgctgtctcccagcagcctcttcTCTGCCCTGCACAG GGAGGTGATTGAGAAGAAGCCGGAGGTGTTCAAGATTGCCTGCCTGAGTGACATCCAGCAGCTCTTTCTGCCCCAGAAACAGCCCTTCTATGCCGCCTTTGGGAACAGGCCCAAT GATGTCACTGCCTACCGGCAGGTCGGCCTGCCTACATCCCGCATCTTCACAGTCAACCCCCGAGGAGAGCTCAGCCAGGAGTTCATGAAGAATCACAAGTCCAC GTACGAACGGCTCGGTGAGGTGGCTGAACTCTTCTTCCCACCTGTGGCCCGTGGCCCCAGCACAGACTTGGCCAGCCCCGATTACAGCAACTTCTGCTACTGGCGGGAGCCACTGGCCCCTGTGGACCTCGACACCTTGGCCTGA
- the LPIN3 gene encoding phosphatidate phosphatase LPIN3 isoform X5, which translates to MLPTNVRALFCGLGTHRDKIGSCSCSYGLWEREEHRNQGINKNTEMVSRDPQSGEQGAPRGLGGESSRKCSALGQQGACVSRTSWESRGLKHGSKIRRWGAPSHHTPLQVDIEINGEPVDLHMKLGDSGEAFFIQELESDVEDMPPHLCTSPIPWGGLSGFPSDSHLGTAREPEASIAGTASTGWKKKRHRRKPRQKEDTVAADSSSEELEAGTGSERSLLEKPRPEPPGSVQPEGEASPQPKDIYPYSDGERPPQASLSTGGLTSPKSDSELELRTPEPIPLRAESHMQWAWGRLPKVGKAEWPASSVVPDGSSKTASPPQGAPSTPSASVVGVDPSGIPILQTGPGTHLLHADTEVPALVGPPLQPPEREETKTQSSGDVGLPPPSESWSWAALEAPACPGQPEGISRRKGSLKRSQHLGPSEIYLDDLPSLDSENAALYFPQSDCGLGARKWSEAGSQKSLGDCNPEREPEPTRDTADTVVLSLSGGLADSGDISVEKFNQHIVSYQDLAQNPGLLDDPNLVVKINEKHYNWAVAASMILSLQAFQKNLPKSTVDKLEKEKMPRKGGRWWFSWRCRDFPAKECRARREKTTARQQQLGEKTEAPSSEDDVPDSPILLEAPSPPLSPPAHTPTYKKSLRLSSNQIRRLNLQEGANEVVFSVTTQYQGTCRCRATIYLWKWDDRVIISDIDGRMSWATFCPSWGKTGHIRASLVSTTKST; encoded by the exons ATGTTACCCACAAATGTTCGGGCACTCTTCTGCGGGTTGGGGACACACAGGGACAAGATTGGATCGTGTTCTTGTTCTTATGGGCTGTGGGAGAGAGAGGAACACAGAAACCAAGGCATAAACAAGAATACTGAGATGGTGAGCAGAGACCCTCAGAGTGGGGAGCAGGGGGCTCCCCGAGGTCTGGGGGGAGAGAGTTCCAGAAAGTGCAGTGCTCTGGGGCAGCAGGGAGCCTGTGTCTCCAGGACCAGCTGGGAGTCCAGAGGACTGAAGCATGGGAGTAAGATCCGACGGTGGGGAGCCCCATCCCACCACACCCCATTACAGGTAGACATCGAGATCAATGGGGAGCCAGTGGACTTGCACATGAAGCTGGGGGACAGCGGGGAGGCCTTCTTCATCCAGGAGCTGGAGAGCGATGTG GAAGACATGCCTCCCCACCTGTGCACATCACCCATCCCTTGGGGGGGCCTGTCTGGGTTCCCTTCGGACTCCCACCTGGGCACAGCCAGAGAGCCTGAGGCCAGCATCGCGGGCACAGCCTCCACGGGGTGGAAGAAGAAGCGTCACAGGAGGAAACCCAGGCAGAAGGAGGACACGGTGGCAGCCGATTCTAGTTCGGAGGAGCTGGAGGCAGGCACTGGGAGTGAGCGATCCCTGCTGGAAAAGCCGAGGCCGGAGCCCCCGGG CAGTGTCCAGCCAGAAGGAGAGGCCTCACCGCAGCCGAAAGACATCTACCCCTACTCCGATGGGGAGCGGCCCCCCCAGGCCAG CCTCTCAACGGGTGGGCTAACATCCCCCAAGAGTGACTCGGAGCTGGAGCTGCGGACCCCCGAACCCATCCCCCTGAGAGCTGAGTCCCACATGCAGTGGGCCTGGGGGAGGCTGCCTAAG GTGGGCAAAGCTGAGTGGCCCGCGTCCTCAGTGGTCCCTGATGGCAGCTCCAAGACAGCCTCTCCACCTCAGGGGGCGCCCAGCACCCCCTCTGCCTCTGTGGTTGGCGTGGACCCTTCGGGAATTCCAATCCTGcaaacagggcctggcacccacCTTCTTCACGCTGACACGGAGGTGCCTGCTCTGGTGGGTCCCCCTCTCCAGCCCCCTGAGagagaggaaaccaagactcagagttCCGGGGATGtgggcctccctcctccctctgagtCGTGGAGCTGGGCTGCTTTGGAGGCCCCCGCTTGCCCAGGGCAGCCGGAGGGGATCTCCAGGAGGAAAG GCTCCCTGAAGAGAAGCCAGCACCTGGGCCCCAGTGAAATCTACCTGGATGACTTGCCCTCCCTGGATTCTGAGAACGCAGCCCTTTACTTCCCCCAGAG CGACTGtgggctgggggccaggaagTGGAGTGAAGCCGGAAGCCAAAAGTCTCTGGGGGACTGCAACCCTGAGCGGGAGCCAGAGCCCACTCGGGACACAGCGGACACAGTAGTGCTGTCCCTCTCGGGGGGGCTGGCTGACAGCGGAGACATCTCTGTGG AGAAGTTCAACCAGCACATCGTCTCCTACCAGGACCTCGCCCAAAACCCCGGCCTCCTGGACGACCCGAACCTGGTGGTGAAGATCAACGAGAA GCATTATAACTGGGCTGTAGCTGCCTCCATGATCCTCTCCCTGCAAGCTTTCCAgaagaacttgcccaag AGCACCGTGGACAAGCTGGAGAAGGAAAAGATGCCCCGGAAGGGAGGGCGGTGGTGGTTTTCCTGGCGATGCAGGGACTTTCCGGCCAAGGAG TGCAGAGCCCGGAGGGAGAAAACCACAGCGCGGCAGCAGCAGCTGGG GGAGAAGACGGAAGCCCCGAGCAGTGAGGACGATGTCCCTGACAGCCCCATCCTTCTGgaggccccctccccacccctctcgcCTCCAGCCCACACTCCTACCTACAAGAAGTCCCTCCGCCTCTCCTCCAATCAGATT CGGCGCCTGAACCTGCAAGAAGGTGCCAACGAGGTGGTCTTCAGCGTGACCACCCAGTACCAGGGCACCTGCCGCTGTAGGGCCACCATCTACCTGTGGAAATGGGACGACAGGGTGATCATCTCAGACATTGATG GTCGGATGTCCTGGGCCACATTCTGCCCCAGCTGGGGAAAGACTGGACACATCAGGGCATCACTAGTCTCTACCACAAAATCCACCT AA